CCGCAGCCGAGGCCGAAGACCCCGAGCTCGCCGCCTACAACGCCTACTTGGCCTCACTTGCCCGCCCCACGCCTCCCGGCAGGCGCAATTCCTCCTGACGCCCATCGACCGACCGATTGCGGGCGGACCGGGGCCTCAGGGCGACGGAGTGAGGCGCACCAACGCGATGGGGCGGGATGTGCGCGCTTGGTAGCCGTCGTAGCGGGCGTGGTTGTTGGCATTCACGATGCGCCAAAGCCGTTCGTACTCGGCATCACCGCGCTCGACCACTACAGCAGTGGCGCGGAGGGTGCGCCTCGCCACCTGGAGGCCGACGTCGCGATTGCCTCGCACGTTGGCGAGCCATCCGGGCGCCGTGTCGCTGCCACCGTTGGACGCCACGACGACGTAGTCACCGCTGTCGACGGCATAGACGAGGGCGGAGGTGCGAGGTAACCCGGTTTTGCGCCCGGTCGTCCGGAGCAACAGGGTGGGCACCCCGATCAGCCGGTGTCCGATGCGACCTCCGGTCGCCTCGTAGAGGCGTTGATGGACTACCAGGAACGCAGCCTGGGCCGCGTCGAGGGCGCTCATGCAGTGAGCGTACCGGTCAGCCCTG
The DNA window shown above is from Acidimicrobiales bacterium and carries:
- a CDS encoding nitroreductase family deazaflavin-dependent oxidoreductase, translating into MSALDAAQAAFLVVHQRLYEATGGRIGHRLIGVPTLLLRTTGRKTGLPRTSALVYAVDSGDYVVVASNGGSDTAPGWLANVRGNRDVGLQVARRTLRATAVVVERGDAEYERLWRIVNANNHARYDGYQARTSRPIALVRLTPSP